The following is a genomic window from Saprospiraceae bacterium.
TATTTATTTAGTTTATAATGGATCAAAATCTTAAAAATGTAAAAAATGACAAAGGTGAAAACCTGAGTCCGGTATTACCCGATGATATCAAAAATTATCTTATTGATATAGATGGAACGATTTGTGATGATGTACCCAATGAAGAACCGGAAAGAATGGGTACTTGCGATGTATATCCTGATGCTTTGGAAATATGCAATAAGTGGTATGAAGAAGGCCATATTATTACTTTTTTTACTTCCAGAACGGAAGAACATCGTGAAATCACCGAATATTGGTTGAAAAAACA
Proteins encoded in this region:
- a CDS encoding phosphoheptose isomerase; translation: MDQNLKNVKNDKGENLSPVLPDDIKNYLIDIDGTICDDVPNEEPERMGTCDVYPDALEICNKWYEEGHIITFFTSRTEEHREITEYWLKKHGFKYHGLLVGKPRGGNYHWIDNHLVKATRFKGKFTDLVRVNATIEVFEP